One window of Chamaesiphon minutus PCC 6605 genomic DNA carries:
- a CDS encoding vanadium-dependent haloperoxidase translates to MSILNINDLALQLVALDFSDEHSPNNVGPTKTSRALAIIHLAAHDAYAQVTKKFKPRLEDIPARPSTLDTSEATGSTALLCAGFRAATLLYPDFKEFIDTTAANFFNPNDGDCCSNLACKYGEQIADAWIAHRMNDGSSAPQLDTLYNQAAGRHRPDPLRPQQQTLGRNWGLVNPFVLSSVFTDAFLKAPPPLDCPEYATAFNEVKRDGKNDLPQKAPDKAVIGIFWGYDGANKIGVPPRLYNQVIRAIEDFQKLEHDRQIKILTAINVAMADAGIASWYWKYLYDVWRPVVGIREADAGWGPKGQGDKNPATTGDPFWLPLGAPNSNPINQPASNGTPNFPAYPSGHATFGAACFETAAALMGKTPEEINVKFVSDEFDGVTTDNTGAVRPKYEANFSLRKAIMDNNQSRIYLGVHWQFDATGGEEVGKAIAIKVAEAFK, encoded by the coding sequence ATGAGTATTCTAAATATCAACGATCTAGCCCTGCAACTAGTAGCCCTCGATTTTAGCGATGAGCATTCACCGAACAATGTCGGACCAACAAAAACTTCTCGCGCTTTAGCCATCATTCACCTGGCTGCCCATGATGCCTATGCACAAGTAACCAAAAAGTTTAAGCCCAGACTTGAAGACATCCCTGCCCGTCCATCAACTCTAGATACTAGCGAAGCTACAGGCTCTACTGCGCTACTCTGTGCTGGTTTCCGTGCCGCAACACTACTTTATCCCGACTTTAAAGAATTCATCGACACAACAGCAGCAAATTTTTTCAATCCTAATGATGGAGATTGTTGTAGCAACTTAGCCTGTAAATATGGCGAACAGATCGCCGATGCCTGGATTGCCCACAGAATGAATGATGGCTCCTCAGCACCACAACTTGACACTTTATATAACCAAGCAGCCGGACGACATCGCCCCGATCCCCTGCGACCACAGCAACAGACACTTGGACGCAATTGGGGATTGGTAAATCCGTTTGTGCTATCTAGTGTCTTTACAGATGCCTTTTTGAAAGCCCCACCACCTTTAGATTGCCCTGAGTATGCAACAGCTTTTAATGAAGTAAAGAGAGATGGCAAGAACGATCTGCCCCAGAAAGCTCCAGACAAAGCAGTTATCGGTATTTTCTGGGGTTATGATGGTGCCAATAAAATTGGCGTACCACCACGTCTTTACAACCAAGTTATTCGAGCGATCGAGGATTTTCAAAAACTCGAACACGATCGTCAAATTAAGATATTGACTGCAATTAACGTGGCGATGGCAGATGCTGGAATTGCATCTTGGTATTGGAAATATCTATATGATGTTTGGCGGCCAGTTGTCGGCATTCGCGAAGCTGATGCTGGCTGGGGTCCAAAAGGTCAGGGTGATAAAAATCCGGCGACAACAGGAGATCCATTCTGGTTGCCTTTAGGTGCGCCTAATAGCAACCCGATTAATCAACCTGCAAGCAATGGCACACCAAATTTTCCGGCCTATCCTTCTGGTCATGCAACTTTTGGAGCGGCTTGCTTTGAGACGGCTGCGGCCTTAATGGGGAAGACACCGGAAGAAATAAATGTGAAGTTTGTTTCCGATGAATTCGACGGTGTAACTACTGACAATACTGGAGCCGTCCGTCCCAAATATGAAGCAAATTTCTCCCTGCGCAAGGCGATTATGGATAATAATCAAAGTCGGATTTACTTGGGCGTACACTGGCAGTTTGATGCTACTGGTGGCGAGGAAGTCGGTAAGGCGATCGCTATCAAAGTTGCTGAAGCTTTCAAATAA
- the ntrB gene encoding nitrate ABC transporter permease: MARTIARPQASTLDRLLSNRKTRKVVAPLIAISVILIIWQLLTLSPDANLPSPLKVVEQTWELIVNPFFDKGATNKGLFWQIWASVQRVLQGFTLAAIVGVSIGIIIGTNEFLFDAFDPIFQILRTIPPLAWLPIALATFQQSNPSAIFVIFITSIWPIILNTIAGVQQIPQDYVNVSKVLQLSRKEYFLDVVFPATVPYIFTGLRIGVGLSWLAIVAAEMLIGGVGIGFFIWDAWNAANISQIIIALIYVGVVGLLLDKSIAFIATKVVPDEQK; the protein is encoded by the coding sequence ATGGCAAGAACGATCGCTCGTCCCCAAGCTAGCACTTTAGATCGACTATTGAGCAACCGAAAAACCCGCAAAGTAGTCGCTCCACTCATTGCGATCTCAGTAATTTTAATTATTTGGCAGTTATTAACGTTAAGTCCCGATGCCAATTTACCCAGTCCCCTTAAAGTAGTCGAGCAAACTTGGGAATTGATTGTCAATCCGTTCTTTGATAAAGGAGCGACTAATAAAGGACTCTTTTGGCAGATTTGGGCAAGCGTCCAGCGGGTATTGCAAGGATTTACTCTAGCCGCGATCGTGGGAGTCTCGATCGGGATTATTATCGGTACTAATGAATTCTTATTCGATGCTTTCGACCCGATCTTTCAGATTTTACGAACGATTCCACCTTTGGCTTGGTTGCCGATCGCGCTAGCTACTTTTCAACAATCCAATCCTTCGGCTATCTTTGTTATCTTTATTACTTCGATCTGGCCGATTATTCTCAATACGATCGCAGGCGTCCAACAGATTCCACAAGATTATGTCAACGTTTCTAAAGTATTGCAATTATCTAGGAAGGAATACTTTTTGGATGTAGTTTTTCCCGCTACTGTTCCTTATATTTTTACTGGTTTGAGAATTGGTGTTGGTTTATCTTGGTTGGCGATCGTGGCTGCTGAAATGTTAATCGGTGGTGTCGGGATTGGCTTCTTTATCTGGGATGCTTGGAATGCAGCAAATATCAGTCAAATTATTATCGCTCTCATTTATGTCGGAGTAGTTGGATTGTTGTTAGATAAATCGATCGCATTTATTGCAACGAAGGTTGTTCCTGATGAGCAGAAATAG
- a CDS encoding diacylglycerol kinase yields MSRKYSTPGYHPIKKIKVIFKGLHIAVITDFSVAYKLVLSIPIAIGAIAFHKWVDLSLILIATGLMLLGELLNSAIEILCDFVEQQQNPQIGAIKDIAAAAAGVGIFVWMAILIIEGIHLLTIV; encoded by the coding sequence ATGTCGAGAAAGTATAGTACTCCTGGCTATCATCCGATTAAAAAAATTAAAGTTATCTTTAAAGGCCTGCACATTGCCGTCATCACCGATTTTAGTGTTGCCTACAAACTAGTATTATCGATCCCGATCGCGATCGGGGCGATCGCGTTTCATAAATGGGTCGATCTGTCGTTGATTCTAATCGCAACCGGACTGATGTTACTGGGCGAATTATTAAACAGTGCGATCGAAATCTTGTGTGATTTTGTCGAACAGCAACAAAATCCCCAAATTGGCGCGATTAAAGATATCGCTGCTGCGGCTGCGGGGGTTGGGATCTTTGTGTGGATGGCGATCCTGATTATCGAAGGCATCCATCTTCTGACAATTGTGTAG
- a CDS encoding nitrate ABC transporter ATP-binding protein (This model describes the ATP binding subunits of ATP-binding cassette (ABC) transporters for nitrate transport, or for bicarbonate transport, in bacteria and archaea.), whose translation MSTFVAVDQVGKTFDLANGGSYIALKGIDLNMRKGEFISLIGHSGCGKSTLLNIIAGLDGATDGVVVVDDTPVTKPGPDRMVVFQNYSLLPWLTVRENIAMAVNKVLQGLPKAEREHIIEESIDMVGLRAAVDKKPGQLSGGMKQRVSIARAFSIRPKVLLLDEPFGALDALTRGGLQERLMQICEENHVTAVMVTHDIDEALLLSDRIIMLTNGPESKIGQILEVDIPRPRKRLEVVEHPSYYSLRSEMIYFLNQQKRVKKIRAQKQTVVARHGLEKVNIQLGFVPLTACAPLAIAKEKGFFVKHGLDEVTLARESSWRGIVDGISGGYIDAAQMPSGMPAWLSLGGNNDVPLPVVTALTMARNGNAITLKEEFYQQNIRTLDDFHTFILNTPNKRHNFGMVHPSSMHNLLLRYWLAAGGIDPDNDVNLMTIPPAQMVVDLKAGTIDGYCVGEPWNYRAASEGKGFTIASDLGIWNGHPGKVLGVREDWANAYPNTHIALVKALLEACKYCADPNNVNKIRHLLSQKEYLGMKAEYITIADPLKDTGIHDPHKEYAHPQFFGAGLNRPSRTEQLWIITQMARWGITPFPRNWVEILERVCRTSTFSTGSRELGFDVDYGLNAIELFDGVPFNAKDPIGYLNSLKIKRPISVAEVIL comes from the coding sequence ATGAGTACTTTTGTTGCAGTTGACCAAGTTGGAAAGACATTCGATCTCGCGAATGGCGGTAGTTATATTGCCTTAAAAGGTATCGATTTAAACATGCGTAAGGGTGAATTTATTTCCTTAATCGGACACTCCGGTTGTGGTAAATCGACGCTCTTAAATATTATTGCTGGCTTAGATGGGGCGACTGATGGTGTGGTGGTGGTTGATGATACGCCCGTAACCAAACCAGGCCCCGATCGCATGGTAGTATTTCAGAATTATTCGCTACTACCGTGGTTGACTGTCCGCGAAAATATTGCGATGGCGGTGAATAAAGTACTGCAAGGTTTACCCAAAGCCGAGCGCGAACATATCATCGAAGAAAGTATCGATATGGTGGGTTTGCGGGCTGCTGTAGATAAGAAACCAGGGCAACTTTCTGGGGGGATGAAACAGCGAGTTTCGATCGCCAGGGCATTTTCGATTCGTCCAAAAGTATTACTGTTAGATGAGCCATTTGGGGCGTTAGATGCGCTGACTCGCGGTGGTTTGCAAGAACGGTTGATGCAGATTTGCGAGGAAAATCACGTCACGGCGGTAATGGTGACTCACGATATCGATGAGGCATTATTGTTGTCCGATCGAATTATCATGCTCACAAATGGCCCCGAATCCAAAATCGGGCAGATTTTAGAAGTTGATATTCCGCGTCCGCGCAAACGATTGGAAGTAGTCGAACATCCCAGCTATTATAGTTTGCGAAGTGAGATGATCTACTTTCTCAATCAACAAAAACGGGTTAAAAAAATTCGCGCCCAAAAGCAAACTGTTGTTGCCCGCCATGGTTTAGAAAAAGTTAATATTCAACTCGGATTTGTGCCGTTAACTGCTTGCGCGCCGCTAGCGATCGCTAAAGAAAAAGGCTTTTTTGTCAAACATGGTCTAGATGAGGTCACATTGGCGCGGGAATCGAGCTGGCGGGGGATTGTGGATGGAATTAGCGGTGGTTACATCGATGCCGCTCAAATGCCTTCTGGGATGCCTGCATGGTTGAGTTTGGGTGGTAATAATGATGTGCCGTTACCAGTAGTCACTGCCCTGACAATGGCGCGTAATGGTAATGCAATTACCTTAAAAGAAGAGTTCTATCAACAGAATATTAGAACTCTCGATGACTTCCACACCTTTATCCTCAACACCCCAAATAAACGTCACAACTTTGGAATGGTACATCCATCTTCGATGCACAATTTATTGTTGCGGTATTGGTTGGCGGCTGGTGGTATCGATCCCGATAATGATGTCAATTTGATGACGATTCCACCCGCGCAAATGGTCGTGGATCTCAAAGCGGGGACGATTGATGGTTATTGTGTCGGCGAACCCTGGAATTATCGGGCAGCCAGTGAAGGTAAAGGCTTTACAATTGCCTCCGATTTAGGCATTTGGAACGGTCATCCCGGTAAGGTATTGGGTGTCAGGGAAGATTGGGCAAATGCTTATCCAAATACGCATATTGCCTTAGTCAAAGCATTACTCGAAGCATGTAAATATTGTGCCGATCCGAATAATGTTAATAAAATTCGGCACCTGCTATCTCAAAAAGAATATCTCGGTATGAAGGCAGAGTACATTACAATTGCCGATCCGCTCAAGGACACTGGCATCCACGATCCGCACAAAGAATACGCTCATCCGCAGTTTTTTGGTGCTGGTTTAAATCGTCCCAGTCGTACCGAACAATTATGGATTATCACTCAAATGGCGCGCTGGGGAATTACCCCATTCCCTCGTAATTGGGTCGAGATTTTGGAGCGCGTTTGTCGGACGAGTACTTTTAGTACCGGGTCGCGAGAATTGGGTTTTGATGTCGATTATGGTCTGAATGCAATCGAGTTATTCGATGGTGTACCATTCAATGCTAAAGATCCGATCGGTTATCTCAATAGTTTGAAAATCAAACGTCCGATTTCAGTTGCAGAAGTTATTTTATAA
- a CDS encoding CmpA/NrtA family ABC transporter substrate-binding protein — MEHLVSQISRRKFILTAGATAMLGLGLKGCSTAQNQSSTIQMANVNAGSSGNETTKARIGFIGQTDAAPLVIAKVKELFAKHGVPDVELVKQPSWGVTRDNLQIGSAGGGLDGAMVLSPMPYHISMGTITVNNKKLPMYLVARLNTGGQGISVSNRYQDANVALDASKIKERVDRERAAGNYLRFAHTFKGGNSDLILRYWLAAGGIDPNKDVISLVVPGSQLVPNIKVNNIDGFCVGDPWHVRLIDQKLGYTALVTNEFWQDHPEKALSFRSDWVDRYPNATKSIAKALMEAQQWCDKPENRIQMATIISDSEWAKVPVKDVKDRLTGRIYYGNNRPVVENSPNIMRYWDNFASYPFKSHDLWFLTENMRWGQISTTIDMKQVIDRVNREDIWRAAAKELNLPAAQIPADTSRGVEKFFDGVKFDPNNPTAYLNSLQIKQA; from the coding sequence ATGGAACACCTAGTCAGCCAAATTTCTCGCCGTAAATTCATCCTGACCGCTGGCGCAACTGCAATGCTAGGATTGGGATTAAAGGGATGTAGCACTGCTCAAAACCAATCTTCAACAATTCAAATGGCAAATGTGAATGCTGGTAGTAGTGGAAACGAAACTACCAAGGCCAGAATTGGGTTTATCGGTCAAACCGATGCCGCTCCATTAGTAATTGCTAAGGTCAAAGAATTGTTTGCCAAACATGGCGTACCGGACGTAGAACTAGTCAAACAACCTTCTTGGGGTGTAACTAGAGATAATCTCCAAATTGGCTCGGCTGGGGGCGGTTTAGATGGGGCAATGGTGTTGAGTCCGATGCCTTATCACATCAGCATGGGCACGATTACTGTTAATAATAAAAAGCTGCCGATGTATTTGGTGGCGCGGTTGAATACTGGCGGACAAGGCATATCTGTAAGCAACCGTTATCAAGATGCTAATGTTGCCTTAGACGCTTCTAAAATTAAGGAAAGAGTCGATCGCGAACGAGCGGCTGGAAACTATCTAAGATTTGCCCATACTTTTAAAGGTGGCAATAGCGATTTAATATTGCGCTATTGGTTGGCTGCGGGGGGTATCGATCCGAATAAAGATGTAATTAGTTTGGTGGTACCCGGCTCGCAATTAGTCCCTAATATTAAGGTCAATAATATCGATGGTTTTTGCGTCGGCGACCCTTGGCACGTTCGATTGATCGATCAAAAACTGGGTTATACCGCATTAGTAACAAATGAGTTTTGGCAAGATCATCCCGAAAAAGCTTTGAGTTTTCGGAGCGATTGGGTAGATCGTTATCCGAATGCAACTAAATCGATCGCCAAAGCTTTGATGGAGGCGCAGCAATGGTGTGACAAGCCAGAAAATCGCATCCAAATGGCAACTATTATCTCCGATTCGGAATGGGCAAAAGTACCAGTTAAAGATGTCAAAGATCGGCTGACTGGCAGAATTTATTATGGTAATAATCGCCCAGTTGTCGAAAATAGTCCGAATATTATGCGCTATTGGGATAACTTTGCCAGCTATCCCTTCAAGAGTCACGATTTGTGGTTCTTGACTGAAAACATGCGGTGGGGACAAATTTCGACAACTATCGATATGAAACAAGTAATCGATCGAGTCAATCGAGAAGATATCTGGCGCGCGGCGGCGAAGGAATTAAATCTACCAGCAGCACAGATTCCCGCTGATACTTCGCGAGGGGTAGAAAAATTCTTTGATGGCGTGAAGTTCGATCCAAATAATCCTACGGCTTATTTAAATAGCCTACAAATCAAACAAGCCTAA
- a CDS encoding alpha/beta hydrolase yields the protein MLKDWDEYYLARMNGKQKFDVRDGCHPLIFRSGAANRNAIVLVHGLTDSPHFMRDIGEYFCTEMGFDVYIPLLRAHGLKDPQDMRNASAIEWKKDVQFAIAAAKTSGGKISIGGLSTGGTLSVEMALTDGSIDGGVFLFSAALGLASQAGNLGEILLRTPLADMLDFFDNADLIDDSPSGNPFRYAKMDIGGAKELSTLIAKLDILTANPRSIVQPLFAVHSEADTTADIDLVARLVKTSPHAQMFRIGKNFNVPHASTVLKSPVRSLNNSPLEPHNPFFTDMMKSLHAFALDRLSHS from the coding sequence ATGTTAAAAGATTGGGATGAGTATTATCTAGCTCGCATGAATGGCAAGCAAAAATTTGATGTGCGCGATGGTTGTCATCCGCTGATATTTAGATCTGGAGCTGCGAATCGCAATGCGATCGTGTTAGTACATGGATTGACAGATTCTCCCCATTTTATGAGAGATATCGGCGAATATTTCTGTACGGAGATGGGTTTTGATGTGTATATTCCCCTCTTACGCGCTCATGGTTTGAAAGATCCTCAAGATATGCGAAATGCATCGGCGATCGAATGGAAAAAAGATGTCCAATTTGCGATCGCCGCAGCTAAAACCAGCGGTGGCAAAATATCGATCGGCGGATTGTCAACTGGCGGGACATTAAGCGTCGAGATGGCTCTAACCGATGGATCGATCGATGGCGGAGTTTTCCTCTTTTCTGCGGCTTTAGGTTTAGCTTCTCAGGCTGGCAATCTGGGTGAGATTTTGCTCAGAACCCCTTTAGCAGATATGCTCGATTTTTTTGATAATGCAGATCTAATTGATGATTCACCCAGTGGTAATCCCTTTCGATATGCCAAGATGGATATCGGTGGAGCGAAAGAACTCTCTACGCTCATCGCAAAATTGGATATTTTGACAGCGAATCCTCGATCTATCGTGCAGCCGTTATTTGCAGTGCATTCCGAAGCCGATACCACAGCGGATATCGATCTCGTCGCCAGACTAGTCAAAACATCTCCACACGCTCAAATGTTTAGAATTGGCAAAAACTTCAACGTCCCTCACGCCAGCACTGTACTCAAAAGTCCCGTGCGATCCCTTAATAATTCACCGTTGGAGCCGCACAATCCTTTTTTCACAGACATGATGAAATCATTACATGCATTTGCGCTCGATCGACTATCTCATAGCTGA
- a CDS encoding cyclic nucleotide-binding domain-containing protein, with amino-acid sequence MYCLDSHLISTLGTGEPFFFIFGGRPLVQLMPIWGQYVYELTLVLLSTLWVYKTWRLSPDLYSRENLASRFRKQLEKLQLNISQYVEGRSLSELNTHEVYILAKVLPGFTREKRHAAYKGVVREALEEGYANYSSSLEVLQQLRQELGITDDEHREVLEELGIEDPELLNPARKRSLENQIRLTGYRKSLERLMLLQRQQDLTNADRSLDPNSVEIDALRRQYSISSQDEDWILSGISPESGSLRRAEFLLAQLPDLITCFRGLNQPILHKQQAVLTLLKSSIHHKKELIVRTILETLASLNNERAAISLAQQLGDLAPVVLLELLESENWHERLHPEIIEKLAPLSGGTSSCAIDYSSEETLKTLAPLLDDRNPLIQTACLYITAQLDLTQSQAIARNYTHIQTSPLLQETVKIILSASKECPPLTTFSLLEKVVHLFNSDFFHRMHSETLISLSERAEVRTFGNDEAITEAGDTCRELLLLIEGSANILYHLPNQEVRIERLKLGQTLDELEVLAHSDSKNTIVAKGDFTRILAVPVNAFDDLLDRDRDFARRVLELESRQLQRFMRSLQTI; translated from the coding sequence TTGTACTGCCTCGATTCTCATTTAATTAGCACATTAGGTACTGGAGAACCCTTTTTCTTTATCTTTGGCGGTCGTCCATTAGTACAATTAATGCCAATTTGGGGTCAATATGTTTACGAACTCACTCTAGTATTATTGAGTACGCTGTGGGTGTATAAAACGTGGCGACTCAGCCCCGATCTGTATTCGCGTGAGAATTTGGCAAGTCGGTTCCGCAAGCAGTTGGAGAAGTTACAACTGAATATTTCTCAATATGTAGAAGGTCGTTCTTTGAGCGAGCTGAATACTCATGAAGTTTATATTTTAGCTAAAGTTTTACCTGGCTTTACCAGAGAAAAGCGACATGCTGCTTATAAAGGGGTCGTGCGCGAAGCATTGGAAGAAGGATATGCTAATTATTCGAGTAGTTTAGAAGTATTGCAACAATTGCGTCAAGAATTAGGCATTACCGATGACGAACACCGCGAGGTATTAGAAGAATTAGGAATTGAAGATCCAGAGTTGCTAAATCCCGCTCGTAAACGCAGTTTGGAGAATCAAATTCGCTTGACTGGCTATCGCAAATCGTTAGAACGACTGATGCTATTGCAACGACAACAAGATCTGACGAATGCCGATCGCAGTCTCGATCCAAACTCTGTCGAAATCGATGCGCTGCGACGTCAATATTCGATTAGTTCTCAAGATGAAGATTGGATTTTGAGTGGAATTTCGCCAGAATCTGGTAGTTTGCGCCGAGCGGAATTCTTACTCGCTCAATTACCCGATCTGATTACCTGCTTTCGCGGACTCAATCAACCAATTTTGCACAAACAACAAGCAGTTTTGACACTGCTCAAAAGTAGCATTCATCACAAGAAAGAACTAATAGTTCGCACTATTTTGGAAACACTTGCCAGCCTGAATAACGAGCGAGCGGCGATCTCTCTGGCTCAACAATTAGGCGATTTGGCTCCAGTAGTTTTACTAGAACTATTAGAATCAGAAAATTGGCACGAGCGACTGCATCCAGAAATAATTGAGAAGCTAGCACCATTATCAGGAGGCACAAGTTCTTGCGCGATCGATTATTCGAGCGAAGAAACCTTAAAAACGTTAGCACCGCTGCTCGACGATCGCAATCCCCTCATTCAAACAGCTTGTCTATATATTACCGCACAACTCGATCTTACCCAAAGTCAAGCCATCGCGCGCAATTATACACACATTCAAACCTCACCATTACTACAAGAAACTGTCAAAATTATCTTGTCTGCATCTAAAGAGTGTCCGCCTCTAACTACATTTTCGCTATTAGAAAAAGTGGTGCATCTATTTAATAGTGACTTCTTTCATCGGATGCATAGTGAAACATTAATCTCACTATCCGAGCGTGCCGAAGTCAGAACCTTTGGTAATGATGAAGCTATTACCGAAGCTGGCGATACCTGTCGCGAACTCCTGCTATTAATTGAAGGCTCGGCAAATATTTTGTATCATTTACCAAACCAAGAAGTCCGGATCGAGCGACTCAAATTAGGCCAAACACTCGATGAATTAGAAGTTTTGGCGCATAGCGACTCCAAGAATACGATCGTGGCTAAAGGCGATTTTACCCGTATTTTAGCAGTACCAGTCAATGCCTTTGACGATTTGCTCGATCGCGATCGGGATTTTGCAAGGCGCGTATTAGAACTAGAAAGTCGTCAGTTGCAAAGATTTATGCGATCGCTGCAAACTATCTAA
- a CDS encoding Rieske (2Fe-2S) protein yields MKTVSVATTSQIKEGELLAVKVENQKVLLTKIDDRIYAVENKCPHLGMPLAKGKVCDRAVTCRWHGASFDLTTGENVKWVDSFVGIPLPEWSHQALSIGKSAQSIKTYPVTTQGDEVSISI; encoded by the coding sequence ATGAAAACTGTCTCTGTAGCTACCACCAGCCAGATTAAAGAAGGTGAATTACTAGCTGTTAAAGTTGAGAATCAAAAAGTTCTCTTGACCAAAATTGACGATCGAATTTATGCAGTCGAAAATAAATGCCCTCACTTGGGAATGCCCCTAGCCAAAGGCAAAGTTTGCGATCGTGCGGTCACATGTCGGTGGCATGGTGCGAGTTTCGATCTAACTACTGGTGAAAATGTCAAGTGGGTAGATTCGTTTGTAGGAATCCCTTTACCAGAATGGTCGCATCAGGCTCTGAGCATCGGTAAATCTGCCCAAAGTATTAAAACGTATCCAGTGACTACCCAAGGCGATGAAGTCTCGATCTCAATTTAG
- a CDS encoding nitrate ABC transporter ATP-binding protein (This model describes the ATP binding subunits of ATP-binding cassette (ABC) transporters for nitrate transport, or for bicarbonate transport, in bacteria and archaea.) codes for MKAFQASPQSFQKLETKAPFLLIENVAKIYPTAKGNYTVLENVDLSVNKGEFICVIGHSGCGKSTLLNMVGGFSQPSVGRVELKGEPILKPGPDRMMVFQGYALLPWKTAFENIYLAVNSVFPHKSKAEKVSIVHEHLAMVGLSEAADKKPKQLSGGMRQRVAIARALSIRPEILILDEPFGALDQITKEELQEELMKICGEQNCTVLMITHDIDEALFLADRLVMMTNGPAAKIGEILSIPFDRPRDRDRIMEDPEYYNLRNYALDFLYHRFAHDDE; via the coding sequence ATGAAAGCATTTCAAGCAAGTCCTCAGAGTTTTCAAAAATTGGAGACTAAAGCTCCGTTTCTGCTAATTGAAAATGTTGCCAAAATCTATCCTACGGCTAAAGGGAATTATACAGTTTTAGAAAATGTCGATTTATCTGTCAATAAAGGTGAATTTATTTGCGTTATTGGGCACTCTGGTTGTGGTAAATCAACCCTACTTAATATGGTTGGTGGATTCAGCCAACCTAGCGTTGGCAGGGTAGAACTAAAAGGCGAACCAATTCTCAAACCTGGCCCCGATCGAATGATGGTGTTTCAAGGTTATGCACTTCTACCTTGGAAAACTGCGTTTGAAAATATTTATTTAGCAGTTAATTCCGTCTTTCCACACAAATCTAAAGCAGAAAAAGTCTCGATCGTCCACGAGCATTTAGCCATGGTAGGATTGTCAGAAGCTGCCGATAAAAAGCCCAAACAATTATCCGGCGGGATGCGTCAACGGGTAGCGATCGCCCGCGCGCTTTCGATTCGTCCCGAAATCTTAATTTTAGACGAACCTTTTGGAGCTTTAGACCAAATTACTAAAGAAGAATTACAAGAAGAACTGATGAAAATCTGCGGCGAACAAAATTGTACCGTTTTAATGATTACTCACGATATCGATGAGGCATTATTTTTGGCCGATCGATTAGTAATGATGACTAATGGCCCCGCTGCAAAAATTGGTGAAATTCTGAGTATTCCGTTCGATCGTCCGCGAGATCGCGATCGAATTATGGAAGATCCAGAGTACTATAATTTACGCAATTATGCTCTCGATTTTCTCTATCATCGCTTTGCTCATGATGATGAATAA